The Chloroflexota bacterium genomic interval ATGTGTCAGCAGGTTCGGGTAGCCGGGGTTGAACTGCGCATTGCTGCGGAGCTTGCCGCGCGGCGCCGCCGTAACCGCAGCGTATCCCTGACGCGCCCATTCCTTCGGTATCGCCGGGTCGCTCTGGTAGCCGGGCATCAACACAACGGCGGGCAGCGGCCTCTGCCTGTCTCTCGGCACGCAGTACCACGCGGCGACCCGCACGCCGTCGAGACTGTCGTAGGAAATCTCGAATGTCTCCAATTCGTCCGAGCTGCGCAAGGGAAGAGATACCGTCTCCGGGTTGAGCGGGATATTCGCCGCCTCGTCCAGCACATTGCCCCAGAATTCGTCGAAATCGTCAGGCTTGCTGACACTGCACTTGTAATCCGAAATCATGTCGTCCATCCTGAAAGTCTGCTTGTTGTGTTCGTGATTGGTTATGTGAGCTGGGATTGTGGCGCTTACAGTGAGTGGTGATTGTGATGATTGTGGTGATTGACGATTACGGTAATTGTTAGGTTGATTGCGATTATTTGGCTAATACGCAATAAATTGCGACTCTCACCCTCATCCTAGCCTTACCCCCTTCAAGCGGAGGGGACATCGAACTTTCACAATCAGCATACGACCGGCAAAGGCTATTCGTCGATCATGTCGCGGATTTGGTCTATTAGGCGCATTACGGTGGCACCGTCGGATACGCCCTCGCCGGACGCGACATACGCGCCCAAGTCTTCCAGGGCGTCCTCGTAATTGCCAAGGCGATAGTTTACCACGCCGCGATCGCGAAACTCAACGGCAGCTTCAGGTTGCAGCGCGATCACGCGGTCGATTGTCGCAAGCACGCGCTCGTAGTTGCGTCTCTGCAAGGACACGACCTTCAGGTTGCGCAGCATACGCGCGATGAACTCGCGGCTGCTGACCGGTTCAAGGAATTCAGGACTCCACGCGAGCGAGCCTTGCGTAACTTGCTTCAGGCGCTCGGCGCATTCGTCTTCGGATAGCAGGATGCCCCCATGGAACGGATCGACGAACACATCGAACTCGTCGCGGTGGCGCACGATGAAATGCCCCGGCATGCCAATGCCCAGCAGCGGCACGCCCAACCGCTTGCCAACTTCGAGGTACAGCAGCGACAGCGTGATGGGTATGCCAAGCCGCCGTTCTATAACATCGTTGAGGAAGCTGTTACGCGGGTCGTGGTAGTTCGTGTGGTTGCCGGCAAACTTCAGCTCATCGAACAGGTACTCGCTGAGCGTGTTGAGCTGGTAGAGCGGCGCGTCGTCATCCATGCGCCCGGCGACACCCTCAGCAATGCCGTCCAATTTGAACAACTCGCGGTCCAAGTTGAGGCGCGGATATTCGGTGGCGGCAATCAGCAGCGCGGCTCTCCCCAGATCGATCTCTTCGTCCGGCTCGCCAACTATGCGGTCAAACTGTGTCCAAACTTCGCGCTGCTCCATGATGGATACAGAATACGCATTATATCGGCAACTGGCAAGCGGCTGTCGATCTTGCACATCCTGTAAACGTAACAAAGCCCCGAACCGTTGCCAGTTCGGGGCTTTGTTATTATGGCAAAAGCGTATGAGCTTAGTCAGCGGCGGCAGATGCCCTTACGGAATCCACCCTATCCTTAACGATTGCCTTCAATTCCTTGACTCGGTTAAGGTGCGGGGTTTCGTTGCCCTCTTCGGCCTTGTCATAGATCTTGTCGCCATCGACATAGACCTGCAACACACCGGAGACACCCGGCCTTACCTCGATAGAAACTGCATTACCACCGACATCCACAAACTCGTTGACCATCCAGGCCGCAACACTGTGGTACTGTCAAGGTACGCAGTAGATGATCTCAATGTCCAACAGACCTTCGCCAGCCATAACTGATCCTCCTGCTAAGATTTAAGCCCATTAGAGAGTGTTTGCTAATCTCTGTACAGGCACTCGCTGATGTTGAATCAGCGTATCACGCCAATTCTACACTGTCAACCGGCGTTTACGCCTAAAGTATGCGGTTGCCGGGCATGTTGGTCCAGGCGCTCATTTCGTGCGCCGAGGTTACGGCTTCGGCGGGGCATACATAGCTTGAATCAAGCTGGTCGATGGATGTTACGCCGAGCAGCGCCATCGCCACGATGATTTCGTCTTCGAGCAGTTCCAGCATTCGGACGATGCCTGCCTGCCCGTCGGCGGCGAGTCCCCAGCCCTGCATCTTGCCGAGCGCCACGGCGCGCGCGCCCATCGCGACGGCTTTCAGGATGTCCGCGCCGCGCTGAACTCCGCCGTCTAGCACGATGTCCGCCTTGCCGTCAACCGCCTCCACGACTTCGGGCAGCATTGTCATCGTGCCTCTGTCATGGTCGAGCTGCCGTCCGCCGTGGTTCGACACCCACACAACATCGACTTCGTGCTCTACGGCGATTCTGGCGTCCTCGGCGGTCCCAATGCCTTTCAGCATGAATGGCAGACCGGCGATGTTCTTTATCTGGTCAACCATGTCCCAAGTAACCGATGCAGCGTGTCGAGGGTCGGGCCTTGTGCGCTGCGTGGGCGGCGTGTAGCGCGTGAGCATCGGGCGCTCGCGGCGGCTATAGTGCGCAGTATCCACCGTGATGCACAGCCCGATATAGCCCGCGTCCTTGATGCGTCCGACCATCTCTTCGATCCAGCCCCAGTCGCCGTGCAGATAAAGCTGGTACACCTTAGGATAGTCCACCGCAGCCGCCGTCTCTTCAAGCGTCGGGTTCGTGACGGAGCTTAGTACATGCATAATGCCGAACTCTGCCGCCGCCCGAGTGGACGCTGCGCCTGCTTCCGGGTGAAACTCTTGCAGAGATCCGATTGGAGCGAGCAGCGCGGGCATGCGCAAATTATGCCCCAGGAATGTGGTCGAAGTGTCCACCGACGACACATCGCGCAATACGCGCGGACGGAAGGCGATGCGGTCGAACGCCAGCCGATTGCGCCGCATCGTCGTCTCCGACTCGGACGCGCCAACGAGGTAGTCCCACGCGCCTTGCGGCAGGTTCTTCCTCGCTCGCTGCACTATCTCTTCGTTGCTCAAAAACTGTGATACCACGCTTTTCTCCTAGTGCTGTTTCTGTGATAATCCCGTGTCTCTATTTCATCCTGATGGATGAGACGATTGTTGAATATCTATCTGTTGAATATCTATCTTCGGTTGGGAATTGGCGATTATTCGTGCCCGATCCACACCGCCCACACTTCAAGGCAAAAGGACTATTGGACGGCGTTACCGTTCCCAAACGCCTAGGTCCATTCCCATGTCCACAACGGCGGTTTGCCTGTTTAGTGTAGTCTCTAAGCCGTCGCGGTATTCGCGCCAGGCTAGTTCTTCGTCTTCCACATTGTCGGCGGACTTGAGGCTGTCCTGCAAGTTTTCCATCAGGTAGTCTTCCGCGCGGCCCGTGGGCATGCTGAAGAACTCCGTATCGAAGCGCGGCAGCTTGCCCACCTCGAAATAGCCCTTGTCCGGCAATTCATACCCTTCGAGATTTTCCGTGCCCTTGCCCAGCACATCGCCGGTCTCGATGTAATGTTCCATCACCGGCTTCATGCCGTACTTCTGTATTGGGCAGGTCTTCATGCAGACACCACAGCCGGAATAGCGCGTCATCACGGGGCGACAGCGCTTAGCGATGAGCTTCGCCTTTTCCACGCCGCGATACCACAGCCGCTGACCTTGAATCGCGCGACCGGGGCAGCGCATAAAGCATACTTGGCATATCTCGCAGAACTTCGGCACGCCGTAGTCAACGGGACGGTCGTGCGTAACGCGCGCGTCCGTGATGATGATTTGCAGCCGCGCGCGTGAGCCGAAGTGCGGCGACAGCAGCTGCCCGTTCACGCCGAGCTGCCCCAGACCGGCATCGACGAACATCGGTATCATGGGACCGAACTGCCATGTCGGCCCCGACACCTGCGCCCGATAACCAAGCTCATTGATGTGCGCGACTAGGTCTTTCACCAGCG includes:
- a CDS encoding tetratricopeptide repeat protein — protein: MEQREVWTQFDRIVGEPDEEIDLGRAALLIAATEYPRLNLDRELFKLDGIAEGVAGRMDDDAPLYQLNTLSEYLFDELKFAGNHTNYHDPRNSFLNDVIERRLGIPITLSLLYLEVGKRLGVPLLGIGMPGHFIVRHRDEFDVFVDPFHGGILLSEDECAERLKQVTQGSLAWSPEFLEPVSSREFIARMLRNLKVVSLQRRNYERVLATIDRVIALQPEAAVEFRDRGVVNYRLGNYEDALEDLGAYVASGEGVSDGATVMRLIDQIRDMIDE
- a CDS encoding alpha-hydroxy-acid oxidizing protein, with the translated sequence MVSQFLSNEEIVQRARKNLPQGAWDYLVGASESETTMRRNRLAFDRIAFRPRVLRDVSSVDTSTTFLGHNLRMPALLAPIGSLQEFHPEAGAASTRAAAEFGIMHVLSSVTNPTLEETAAAVDYPKVYQLYLHGDWGWIEEMVGRIKDAGYIGLCITVDTAHYSRRERPMLTRYTPPTQRTRPDPRHAASVTWDMVDQIKNIAGLPFMLKGIGTAEDARIAVEHEVDVVWVSNHGGRQLDHDRGTMTMLPEVVEAVDGKADIVLDGGVQRGADILKAVAMGARAVALGKMQGWGLAADGQAGIVRMLELLEDEIIVAMALLGVTSIDQLDSSYVCPAEAVTSAHEMSAWTNMPGNRIL